The Streptomyces laurentii region GAAGAGGGTGTCGAGCCGGACCCCGCCGGCCTCGTCGGTGACGACGTCGGCGAGGCCGAGGGCGAGGGCGAGGGAGGCGAAGAAGGTCTCGCCGCCGGAGAGGGTCGCGGTGTCGCGTTCGGCGCCGGTCCAGGCGTCGACCACGTGCAGCCCGAGTCCGGCGCGCCGGCCGCCGCTGCGGGCGTCGGAGTGGACCAGCGTGTAGCGGCCGGCGGACATCCGCCGCAGCCGGGCGGTGGCGGCGGCCGCGACCTGTTCGAGGCGGGCGGCGAGCACGTACGACTCCAGGCGCATCCGGCGCTCGTTCTCCGCCGAGGTGCCGGCGGTGAGGGTGGCGAGCCGGGTCACCCGCTCGTACTCCTCGCGCAGCGGCCCGAGGCGGCGGACCTCGGTGTCGGCGTCCCGGGACAGCCGGGACAGCGCGGTCTCCCGCTCGCGGGCGGCGGCGAGCGCGGTGGCGGCCTCGCGCAGGGCGCGTTCGGCGGTGCCGTACGCGGCTTCGGCGGCGGCCGGGTCGGCGGGCGGCAGCGCCGCGGCGGCCGCGGTGGCGGGTTCGGCGAGCCGGTCGGCGACGGCGGCGGCCTCGGCCCGCCAGGCGTCGACGCGCTGCTGGAGGGTGCGCCGGACGGACTCGTCGAGCAGGGCGTCGGCGGCCCGGGCGGGGGTCTCGAACCCGGCCTTGTACGCGGCGTCGGCCAGCCGGTCGTCGGCTTCCTTCAGGCCGCGGGCGGTGGTCTCGGCGGCCTGGACCGCCTCGGCCGCCCCGGTCAGCCGGGTGATCCACCGTTCCAGGAGCGCGACCCGGGCGGCGACGCTGCCGGACTGCCCGCGGGCCTGGGCCAGTTCGTCGGCCAGGGCCGTCTGCTGGCTTTCCAGCGTCTCGCGCCGGGAGGTCCGGGCGGCGGCCCGCCGCTCGGCCTCGCGCTGGACGCCGGCGCGCTGTTCGTACTCGTACTCGGCGCGGGCGAGGGCCTCCCGTACGGCGTGGGTGCGGGCGGCGACGGCGTGGGCGTCCGCGTGGGCACGCGCCAGGGTCTCCACCTCCCGGAGGAGCGCGCCGACGGGCGGGTCCTCGGCCACCGGGTCCCCGGAGGCGCCTGCGTGAGCCTGCTCGCGCGCGGCCTCCCAGGCCTCCGCCGTGGCGGCGACGGCGGTCTCCGCCTCCGTACGGAATTCGTCGGCGCGGGTGTAGGCGTCGTGGGCGGCCTCCTCGGCGGCCCGGTCGACGTGGCCGGCGGTCGTGCGGGCCGGGTCGGGGTGGTGCGGGGAGCCGCAGACCTGGCAGGGCGCGCCGGGGGCGAGGGCGGCGGCGAGTTCGGCGGCGATGCCGCGCAGACGGCGGGACTTGACGTCGAGCCAGTGTTCGTGAGCCTCGTTGCGCCGCTCGCGGGCCTCCGTCAGGCGCTCGCGGGCGGTGGCGAGTTCCGAGGCCAGGTCGTCGCGGCGGCGGGCGGCGGCGAGCCGGCGGCGGGCGGGATCGAGCCGGCCGGCGAGCTGTTCGGCGCGGGCGGCGGCCTCCTGGGCGTCCTCGACGTGCTGCCGGAGCGCGGCGCGGCGCGGCTCCCAGCCGGCCAGCCAGGCGGCGTCGTCCCCGGCGGCCTCCTCGGCGGCGCGGGCCTCCCTGTCGAGGGCGGCGCGCTCGGCGGTGATCTCGTCGTACCGGCGTTCGGCGCGGCGGGCGGACTCCAGGCCGGCGAGTTCGGCGCGCAGGCGGCGTTCGACGTCGGTGAGCTGTTCGGCTCCGGCGTCGGCGAGGCCGGCGGGCAGCAGCGGTCCGGGCATGCCGTCCGGCGGGGACGTCCGCGCGTACGCCGCCGGTCCGGCCTGCTCGACGAGCCGGGCCCGGGCCCGGTCGCGGGCGACGGCGGCCGTACGGTGGGCGCGCTCGGCGTGGTCCCGCAGGGCGAGGGCGGGGGCGACCCGGTCGGCGTCGCGGGAGCGGTCCAGGGCGGCCTGCCACTGGTCCCGCTGGGGCACGCGGGCGGTGAGGTCGGCCTTCCGGCGCATGGCCTCGGCGTGCCGGGCCTGCCGGTCGGCGTGCGCGCGGGCGGTGTCGAGGCCGGTCCGGGCGGCGTCCTGGCGCGCCTCGGCGGCGGCGAGCCGCAGCCGGGCGATGTCGAGGGCTTCGCGGGCCTCGCTGCGGGCCAGGGCGGCGCGGGTCTGGACGGCGTCGGCGAGGCCCGGTTCGCCGGGGCGTTCCGCGACGGGCACCGCGCCCGCGGAGGCGGGTCCGGCGGCCTGGGCCATCCGGTGGGCGAGGGCGAGCAGTCGTTCGTCGCCCGCGCCGACCTGGCGTGCGGCGCTCTGGCGCAGTTCGGCGAGGCGTTCCTCGACGGCGGCGAAGCGGCGGGTGTCGAAGAGCCGGCCGAGAAGCTTGCCGCGGGCCTCTGCGTCGGCCCGCAGGAAACGGGCGAAGTCGCCCTGGGGCAGCAGGACGACCTGGCAGAACTGATCGCGGCTCATGCCGAGCAGTCCGCCGATCTCCTCGCCGATCTCCTGGTGGGAACGGCTGAACGCGCGCCACTGGCCGGCCTCGGGGTCGTACTCCCGCAGCCACGACTGGGCCTTCTCGGTGGTGACACCGGTGCCGCGCTTCTTGGGGCGCGGCTGGGCGGGACGGCGGGTGATCTCCAAGCGCCGCTCGCCCACGGTGAGTTCGAGGAGGACCTCGGTGGGGGTGCCGGCGGCGGCGTGGTCGCTGCGCAGGCTGGTGCCGGGGCTCTGGCGGGCGCCGGGCACGGCTCCGTACAGCGCGAAGCAGACGGCGTCGAGGACCGAGGTCTTGCCCGCGCCGGTGGGTCCGTGCAGGAGGAAGAGCCCGGCCGACGACAGCGCGTCGAAGTCGATCTCCTGGGTGGTGCCGAAGGGCCCGAAGGCGGTGACCGCCAGGCGGTGCAGTCTCATCGGCCTGCCTCGCGCTCGGCGGTGTCCACCCGTACGTCGTCGAAGGCGGCGGTCAGGACGGCGCGTTCGGCGTCGTCGGGTCCGGCGCCGCCGCGGACGTGGGCCACGAAGTCCTCCGCGATCTGCTGGTCGCTGCGGTCGCGCAGCCGGGTGGCGTACGAGACGAGCGGGTCGTCGTCGGTGCGGTCGGGATCGAAGACGAGGTGGAGGGTGTGCGGGAAACGGGCGGTGAGCCGGGCCATCGGGTCGGCGGGCCGCGCGGGGTCGGTGAGGGTGGCCTCGACCCAGGAGTCCTCGTGGCGGGTCAGGTCGGGGTCGGCGAGCAGGTCGTCGAGCCGGCCGCGGACGCGGGCGAGCGGCCGGGGCACGGGGCAGTCGATCCGTTCGGCGGTGTCGATCGCGCCGTCGGCGCCGAGGTCGATCAGCCACATGGTCTTGCGGTGCGTGGTCTCGGAGAAGGAGTACGCGAGCGGGGAGCCGGAGTAGCGGACGCGGGGGGTGACGGTCTGGCTGCCGTGCAGGTGGCCGAGGGCCACGTAGTCGACGCCGTCGAAGACGCCGGCCGGGACGGCGGCGACGCCGCCGACGGTGATGTCGCGCTCGCTGTCACTGGGCTCGCCGCCGGCGACGAAGGCGTGCGCGAGGACGACGGAGCGGGTGCCGGCGGGGCGGGCCGCGAGGTCGGCGCGGACCCGGTCCATGGCGGCGGTGAGCACGGCCTCGTGACCGGACCGGGCGGCGCCGAGCTGTTCGCGGACCAGGGCGGGTTCGAGGTACGGCAGGCCGTAGAGGGCGACGTCGCCGTGGCGGTCGGCGAGGACGACGGGGGTGCCGGCGCCCGCCGGGTCGGTCCGCAGATGGACGCCGGCGTGGTCGAGGAGCCCGGCGCCGACGCCGAGGCGGCGGGCCGAGTCGTGGTTGCCGGAGATCATCACCGTCGGCACCCCGGCGTCGGCGAGCCGGTGCAGGGCGGTGTCGAAGAGTTCGACGGCGGCGAGCGGCGGCACCGCGCGGTCGTAGACGTCCCCGGCGACCAGGACGGCGTCCGCCTCGCGCTCCCGCACGGTCGCCACCAGGTGGTCGAGGAACGCGGCCTGGGCGTCGAGCAGGGCGACCCGGTGGAACGAGCGCCCCAGATGCCAGTCCGACGTGTGCAGAAGCCTCATGAGGGGCGAGCGTAGCGGTGGGGTCCGACAACGCCGTCCGGGGCGCTGTCCGCCGGGCCGTCCTCCCGGTGGTCCGGCTCACGCATCGCCGTACGCCTCGCCGCCGAGTTCGAGGGCGGCCTCACCGGCGGTGGCGTCGGCGAGCCAGGCGGTGAAGGCCGGCACGTCCGCGTCGGGCAGCCCGATCTCCAGGGTGACCGCCGCCCCGTACGCGACGCCGAGGACCTGCCGGCCGGTGGACCGCAGATCGTTCTCCAGCTTGCCGGCCCGCTGGTGGTCGACGGTGACGGTGGCGAGCCGGTAGCGGCGCCGGGTCACGGTGCCGAGCGCGTCCAGGGCCTCGCCGACGACTCCGCCGTACGCCCGGATGAGACCGCCCGCGCCGAGCTTCACGCCGCCGTAGTAGCGGGTGACGACGGCCGCCACGTACCGCATCTCGCGCCGCATCAGCATCTGGAGCATCGGCACCCCGGCGGTGCCGCCGGGCTCGCCGTCGTCCGACGCCTTCTGTACGGAGGCGTCGGCGCCGATGACGTACGCGAAGCAGTTGTGGGTGGCGGTGGCGTGCTCGCGGCGGATCCGGGCGACGAACGCCTGTGCCTCCTCCTCGGAGGCGACGGGCGCCAGCGCGCAGATGAAGCGCGAGCGGTTGATCTCGGACTCGTGTACGCCCTCGGCGGCGAGCGTGCGGTACTGCTCCTGCATCCCGCCAGCCTATGCTCCCGGAACACCGGCCCCGGCCCCCGGTGGGAACCGGAGTCCCCGACGGTGCCGGGAAGGACCGGGGGTCACGAAGTGTTCACTCTGGTGTCCGGTCATTTCACCGGGTGTCACCGGAGCGGAGCAGGAAGGCACGTCACATGAGCGTGGAGACGAGGAACGCCGAGGCCGAGGCGGAGACGGTCCGCAGGATTCTCACCGAGAGCGGGGACACCTGGGCGATCGTCGGGCTGTCCGACAACCAGGAGCGGGCCGCGTACCGGGTGGCGACGGTGCTGCAGCGGTTCGGGAAGCGGATCGTGCCGGTGCATCCGAAGGCGCGGACGGTGCACGGGGAGCAGGGGTACGCGTCGCTGGCGGACATCCCGTTCCCGGTGGACGTCGTCGACGTGTTCGTGAACAGCGATCTGGCGGGCGGGATCGCGGACGAGGCCGTGGCGGTCGGCGCGAAGGCGGTCTGGTTCCAGCTCGGGGTGATCGACCCGGAGGCGTACGCGCGGACGCGGGAGGCGGGTCTGGAGATGGTCATGGACCACTGCCCCGCCATCGAGATCCCCAAGCTGGGCTGATCGTCCGGGGGCCTCAGCGCACGGGCGGGATGGAGACGACCAGGGTCGTCTCCGCCGGCACCGAGCCGTCGTTGCGGTAGGTGTGCGGCGCGTGGCCCGCGAAGGCGACGGAGGTGCCGGCCGGCACGACGTGCTCCTCGCCGTCGACGACGAGGGTGAGCGTTCCGGCGGTGACGTGGAGGAGTTCGGTGGTGCCCTCGGGGTGCGGGTCCGAGGTGCTGCCGTCGCCCGGCATCAGGGTCCAGTGCCACAGCTCCAGCGGGCCGTGGGCGTCACTGCCGATGAGCAGGGTGCTGTTGCTGCCGGCGGCGGTGGACCACATCCGTACGGCCTGCTCCGGCGGGACGAGACGGACCTGGGGGCCCTGCTCGTAGTCGAGCAGCGTGGTGATCGGGACGCCGAGCGCGTCGGCCAGCTTGACGGTGGTGCCGACGCTGGGGTTCGTGCGGGCCTGCTCGATCTGGATGATCATGCCGCGGCTGACCGCGGCCCGGGCGGAGAGGACGTCCAGCGTGTAGCCGCGTTCGTTGCGCCAGTACCGGAGATTGCGGGCGAGCGACTGGGTGAGCTGATCGAGATCCGACACATTCCATCCAATAGAGTGAATGACGCAGTCCAATAGACTGCACTACGGTGTGGTGCACCTGCTTGTTCACTGCACTGTACTGCGAGGGCCTGCCCATGACGGCCTTGTTCGCGCTGGCCACCTGTCTGATGTGGGGCCTCTCCGACTTCGGCGGCGGGCTGCTCACCCGCCGCTTCCCCGCCCTGACCGTCGTCGTGATCTCCCAGTCCATCACCGTCGCCGTGCTCGGCGCCGTCGTTCTCGCCACCGGAGCGTTCGGCGAGGCCGGCCCCCGGCTCTGGTACGCCATCGGGGCGGGCCTGGTCGGCCCCACGGCGATGCTCGCCTTCTACCGGGCGCTCGCGCTCGGTCCGATGGGCGTCGTCTCGTCGCTCGGCGCGCTCGGCGTCGTCGTCCCGGTATCCGTCGCCCTGCTGCTCGGCGAACCGCCGGGCATACTCCAGTTCGCCGGCATCGCGGTGGCGATCGCCGGGGTGGGACTCGCCGGCGGACCGGAGCTGTGCGGCGCGCCCGTCCAGCGCCAGACGGTGCTGTTCACCCTCTTCGCGGCCTTCGGCTTCGGCGCCGTGATGGCGCTGATCTCCGAGGCCTCCACCACCGTGACCGGTCTGTTCCTCGCCCTGTTCGTCCAGCGGGTCACCAACATCGTGGTGGGCGGCGTCGCCCTGTGGCTGTCGGCACGGCGCGGCCATCCGGCCCTGCCCGCGGAAGGCGGCGGTCCGCGCATGCTCGTCGCGGCCCTGCCCGCGCTGGCGTTCGTGGGACTCTCGGACGTCGCCGCCAACGGCACGTACGCGCTCGCCGCCCAGCACGGGCCCGCGACGATCGCCGCGGTCCTCGCGAGCCTCTACCCGGTCGTGACGGCACTCGCCGCGCGCGGCCTGCTGAAGGAGCGGCTGCGCGCGGTCCAGGCCGCGGGCGCGGGCCTGGCCCTGGTGGGCACGCTCCTGCTCGCGACGGGCTGAGCCGCACGACGGATCAGCCGAGTCTCAGGGACCACGGCGCCGCCCCGGCCGCCGCCCTCGCGGGTCAGCTCTCCAGTTCGGCCGGCGTCTTGAGGTCCTCCGCCCCGAGGCCGGCGAGCGCCGCCAGCTGCTCCGCGGTCATGCCGGCGGGGATGGGCCGGGGCGCGGGCGTGCGCAGCGGCGGCTGCCAGCCCTTCTCCGGATCGTACGAGCGGACGACCTTCGCGGGCGCGCCCGCCACCACCGCGTGGTCGGGGACCTCGCCCCGGACGACCGCCCCGGCGGCCACCACGACGTTCCGGCCTATCCGGGCGCCGGGCAGGATCACCGCGCCGGTGCCGAGCCAGCAGCCGGGGCCTATGACGACCGGCTCCGAGCGGGGCCACTGCCGGCCGACGGGCACGTCGGGGTCGTCGTAGCTGTGGTTGGTCGAGGTGATGTAGACGTACGGCCCGCAGTACGTGTCCGAGCCGATGCTGATGGGGGCCTCGGCGATGACGTGGCTGCCGCGGCCGAGGACGACGCCGTCGCCGAGGGTCAGCACGGTGTCCGTACCGAGGTCGAGGTCGGGCAGCATGCCCGCGGTCAGCGTGACCTGCTCGGCGATGATGCAGCAGGCGCCCATCTCGATCCAGCGTTCGCCGAAGACGGTGCCCTGGGGGAAGGCCAGCCGGGTGCCCTCGCCGATCCGGCGGAAGCGCAGCCGCCCCGGGTGCTCGGCGGTGACGGCGCCGGCCTGCTGGATCCGTCGCCAGCCGCCCTGCAGGGCGCGGGCGACGACGCGGCGTCGCCAGGCGGTCAGCGAGGAGAACGTGTTTCTGTTCCGGGGCACCCGGACACCGTAGTCGGCGGCGTCGGCGCTGATCACCGGGGTGCCCTGTGATGTCCGTCATGGGCGCGGGCCCGCCTGACACCCCCTAGGGTCTGCCGCGAGGCGCGACCGCTAACGAAGACTTCTGGAGCGAACGATGACGGATGTGTCAGGGGCGTTGATCAAGGGCGTGGGCGGCAAGGAGCCGCGGATCGATCCGACGGCGTTCACGGCGCCGACCTCGGTGGTGCTCGGCGAGGTCACGCTCGGGGCGCGCGCCGGGATCTGGTACCACGCGGTGCTGCGGGCGGACTGCGGGCCGATCGAGATCGGCGAGGACTCCAATGTGCAGGACAACTGCACCGTCCATGTGGATCCGGGTTTCCCCGTACGGATCGGGGCGCGGGTGACGATCGGCCACAACGCGACCGTGCACGGCTGTGTCGTCGAGGACGACGTGCTCGTCGGCATGGGCGCCACGGTCCTGAACGGCGCCCGGATCGGCGCCGGTTCCCTGGTGGCGGCGCAGGCGCTGGTCCCGCAGGGGATGGAGGTGCCGCCGGGCTCACTGGTGGCGGGGGTTCCGGCGAAGGTGCGCCGTCCGCTGACGGAGGAGGAGCAGGCCGGGATCCGGCTCAACGCCGAGATGTATCTGCACCTCGCCACGGTCCATGCCGAGGCCTTCGCGGACGAGTAGGGCACGAGAATCGGGGCCCGGGCTTGAGCCCGGGCCCCGATTCCAAGGGTCTTGCGTGCCGCGTCCGCCGGATCGGTGGATCGCCGGATCGGCGGGTCAGTTCCGGCCGGCGGCCTCGGCCGCGGGGCTGCCGGTCTCCGGCTCGGTCGCCGTCCGCGCGGAGGCGGCGGCCGCGGCCTTCTTGGCCCGGTTCTTCAGGATCAGCAGCGAGCCGAGGCCGATGAGGACCGCGAGCACCAGGCCCAGCCAGGAGAAGCGCTTGAGCCACGCCTCGGCGACGACGCCCACCGTGTAGATGACGGCCGTGGTGCCGCCGGCCCAGAGCAGGCCGCCGAAGACGTTGGCGATCAGGAACTTCCAGTACGGCATGCGCAGCACGCCTGCCAGCGGCCCGGCGAAGATCCGCAGCAGGGCGACGAAGCGGCCGAAGAAGACCGCCCACATGCCCCACTTCTCGAAGGAGCGCTCAGCGAGGCCGATATTGGCCTCGCTGAAGTGCTTCGGGAACCTCCTGCCCAGCTTTTCGAGCAGCGGGCGGCCGCCCCTGCGGCCGATGGCGTAGCCGATCGAGTCGCCGACGACGGCGCCGACGGTCGCGCACGCGCCGAGGACGTACGGGTTGATGTGGCCGTGCTGGGAAGCCAGCAGGGCGGAGCTGACGAGGACGATCTCGCCGGGCAGCGGGATGCCCAGGCTCTCGACCCCGATCACCAACCCGACCAGCGCGTAGACGGCGACCGCAGGGATCGTCTCCAGCCATTCCTGGACGTGCACGCGCGTTCCTCTCCCGTGGCGCGACCGGACCCCGGCAGCCTACCCGGTCAGGGTGTACGGACGGCGGCCCGCGCCCGCAGGGTCAGCGTCCGGGCCGACGCCCCGACCGCGACCTCCCGCGCCCCGGTGCCCAGGACCCAGCGGTGCCGGGCCTCGTCCCAGGAGGACAGGGTGCGGGCCGTGACGGACACGGTGACCTTGCGCCGCTCGCCGGGGGCGAGCCGGAGCCGCTGATAGCCGGCGAGCAGCCGGCGCGGCTGGTCGATGCCGAGGCCGGCGAGGTCCGGGGAGGGGCCGACGTACACCTGGGGGACGTCGATGCCGGCCCGGGTCCCGGTGTTGGCGACGGTGAAGGAGACGCGGAGCCCGCCGCGGTCGGGGGCGACGGCCAGGCCCTCGTAGCGGAAGGTGGTGTACGACAGGCCGTGGCCGAAGGGGAAGAGCGGGGTGACGTCCTCGGCGTCGTACCAGCGGTAGCCGACGTGGATGCCCTCCGCGTACCGCTCGACGCCGTCCTTGCCGGGGTAGCGGCCGGGGTCGCCGGCGGTGGGGTGGGCGTCGTCGCCGCTCGGGAAGGTCTGGGTGAGCCGGCCGCCCGGGTCGGCGTCGCCGAAGAGCACGGCGGCGGTGGCGGGGCCGCCTTCCTGGCCCGGGTAGTACATCTGGAGCACCGCCCCGGTGTCCGCGAGCCAGGGCATGGTGACGGCGGACGAGGTGTTGAGGACCACGGTGGTCCGGGGGTTGACGGCGGTCACGGCCTTGATCAGGTCGTCCTGGCGGCCGGGCAGCGCGAGCCGGCCGCGGTCGCGGCCCTCGGTGGCGTCCTCGTAGGCGAACAGGACGACGCTGTGGGCGGCGCGGGCGGCGGCGGTGGCCTCGGTGAGGTCGGCGGTGCGGGTGGTGCCGTCGGCGGCGCGCAGCCGGACGAGCTGGCCGGCGGTGCCGCCGGCGGCCGTGACGGTGAGCCGGTGGGTGCCGGCGGTCAGCCGGCGGTCGGCGCGGCGCAGAGTGAGGCCGTCGTCGGCGGTCCCGCCGAGTCCCCCGTTGAAGACCTCCGCGTCGCCCGACTGGGTGGGGAAGAGTTCGGCGCCGTCGAGGGTCACGGTGGGGCGCTTGCCGCCGTAGTGGACGAAGAAGCTCCAGTCGTCGTCGGCCGTGGTCGTGAAGGTGCCCTCGTAGCGGTGGGTCTCGCCGGCGGGGACCTGGACGGCGTCGAGGTCCGGGGCGGGCTTGAAGGCGGCTCCGGTGTCGGGCAGCGGCTTGCCGTAGGGGTCCTCGCCGAGGGCGTACGTGACGGTGGCACCGCCGCCGGCCCGGGTGCGCAGGGCGTCGAGGGGGCTGGTGGCGGCGTCCGGGACGACGTGGGCGCTGCCGCCGCCGCTGACGAACGGCACCCGGCCGGTGGGGCCGATGACGGCGAGGGAGCGGGCGGCCTGGCCGGTGAGCGGAAGCGTCCGGTTCTCGTTGCGCAGCAGGGTGGCGCCGGCGAGCGCGACGTTCAACGCGACCCGGGCTCCGGCCGCGGCGTCACGCGCGGGCCGGGCGGACCGCCCGGCGGCGGCCCCGGAGCCGCCGGCCGGCGACGCGTCGAGGGCGCCGAAGCGTTCGCGTACGGTCAGCAGGCGGCGTACGGCGGTGTCGACGTCGGCCTCGTCGATCCGGCCCTCGCGGACGGCGGTGACGAGCGGGGCGCCGAAGTGACGGCCGCCGGGCATCTCCATGTCGCAGCCGGCGGTGAGCGCGGCGGTGGCGTGGACGGCGCCCCAGTCGCTCATCACCCAGCCCTCGAAGCCCCATTGGCCGCGCAGGACGTCGGTGAGGAGCATCCGGCTCTCGGTGGCGTGGACGCCGTCGACCTTGTTGTACGCGGCCATGACGGCACCCGTCCCGGCCGTGACGGCGGCCTCGAAGCCGCGCAACTCGGTCTCGTGCAGGGCCTGTTCGCCGGCCCGGACGTCGACGCTCATCCGGCCGTGTTCCTGGTTGTTGAGGGCGACGTGCTTGACGGTGGCGATGAGGCCCTCGGCCTGGATGCCGCGGATCTCCTCGGCGACCATGTCGGCGGAGAGCAGCGGATCCTCGGAGAAGGTCTCGAAGTTCCGGCCCGCGTACGGGGTGCGGATGAGGTTGACCATGGGCGACAGGAGCACGTCCTGGCCGAGAGCGCGGCCCTCCTGGCCGATGACCTGTCCGTACGCCCGGGCGAGGCCGGGGTCGAAGGCGGCGGCGAGCATCACGGGTGCGGGCAGCGCGGTGGCGTGCTCGCGGACGCGGACGCCTGCGGGGCCGTCGGCGAGCCGGAGCGGCGGGATGCCGAGGCGGGGAATCCCCGGAACGTAGCCGGCCTGGCCGAGGCCTTCGGGGTCGGTGGCGCCGTGCAGCAGCGCGGACTTCTCCTCGAGCGTGAGCCGGGCGAGCAGGTCGGAGACGCGCTCGCTCACCCGCCCCTTGGCGGGCGTGCCGCCGGGGACGCGGGGACGGGCGGCGGCGGCCGGAGTGCCGCCGGCCAGGCTGGGGGCGGCGCTGAGGGCGGCCGCGCCGGCGAGGGTGAGCAGCAGGCGGCGCCGGGAGATCCGGCGGGGCGCGAGGGCGGTGACGGGGGTGTCCCGTCGCGACGGCTCCGGCTGTTCCGGGAGGGGGGCGTGGGGCACGACGGCGCTCCTTCGGACCGGCACGATTCCTGCGATCATGCGTTGATCGCACTATGCGTGACGGTGTGTCCGTTTTCGTGTCGCCGTGCCGACCGTAACTCTGTCCGAGCCGTCACTCGGAATGGGCGCGGGCCCAAAAATACTGACGCCCCGATGCGCTCCAGGCGTACGCGCGGCGCCTGTTGTGCGCCCCAGAGGGATCAGCGGGGGGGACATCACCCATGTCCGCATCGAACCGATTGCACGATCTTCATATCCGACAAGACTTTTGTCGTGATCTCTCATCAAAGGACCTTTGTCTCCCAGGAGTTCTCCATGGTGGGATCGCTCGGCAATCGGATGAAGGCAGCGAAGACGCGTCACCTCGGCGCCGTCACCGCCGCCACCCTCGCCGCCGTCCTGTCGCTCGCCGCCTGCGGACCGGCTACCCCCGGCGGCACGCCGAGCAGCAGCGTCACGGCGCGTGTACTGACCCGCGGGCGAACACGCTCCGGTGACCCCGGAAACAGGCATCGCCATGCCTCCCCGGTACGGGAGGCATGGCGATGCCGCCGCGTCGGGTCGCCGGGGTCGGCTCAGCTCTCCCGGTTGTTCGGCCGGAGCGTCCACAGGACGGTCATCTCGCCGGTGACGGCGCCGTCCTCGCGCGTGATGTCGATCCGGACCGGGAACTCGGGGCGCTGACCCGCGTCGAGTTCGGCGACGACCTCGGCGGCCGGGCGGCCCAGGGTCGCGGTGGCGGTGACGACGCCCATGGCGAGCTTCTTGTACGCGATCTCGGCCTTGACGGCGAGCGGGACCGCGCGGTTCAGCTGGTCGCCGAAGGCGGCCAGGACGATGGCGCCGCTGGCGGACTCGGCGAGGGTGAACATGGCGCCGGCGTGCGGGCCGCCGACGTGGTTGTGGTACGCGGCCTGGTCCGGCAGGCGGACCACGGCCCGCTCGCCGGTGGTCTCCAGGAACTCGAGGTCGAGGGTTTTGGCCATGGGAACCGTGGCGGCGAGCATCTCGCCGACGGACATCTGCTCTGCGCTCATGGGCCGTGATGTTACCCACGGGTAGCCAGTCGGCGCCATTCTCCGCCAGGGGCGGCCGTAGCCCCGTGCACGCCGCCCCTCTATCGTTACGGCCCATGTGGCCAGGACAGCAGCCGCCCGGGGGCGAGCAGAACCCGCAGGACCAGAGTCAGAACCCGTACGCCCAGCCGGGACCGCAGCCCGGCTACGGGGCGCCGAACCCGCAGCACCCTCAGCAGCCGAACCCGTACCAGCAGCCGACGATGCCCGCGGGTTTCGGCCAGGCGAGCCCGAATCCGGGTCAGCACCCGAACCCGGGCCAGCAGCCGGGGCAGCAGCCGAACCCGTACCAGCAGCCCGCGCAGCCCGGCGGCTACGGCCAGCCGAACCCGTACCAGCAGCCGACCATGCCGGCCGGCCAGTACGCGGTGCCCGGCCCGCCCATGCCCGGCGGCGGTGACGGCGAGAAGAAGAAGCAGACCACCGTGGTGGCGATCGTCGCCGCCGTCGCCGTGCTCGCCGCGGCGGGCGTGGCCGGCTATCTGGTCCTCGGCAAGGACGACGACAAGAAGAACCAGGCCGAGGACCCCAAGGCGCCGCCGTCCTCCTCGCAGCCGAGTTCCTCGGCGTCCCCGTCGCTGGCCAACCCGCGCGCCGGCGCGTCGCACCAGCCGACGATCCCCGGCTGGAAGGTCGTCTACAACCCCAAGTACGGCACGCTGTTCGACGTCCCGCCGGAGTGGGAGGTCTCGAAGCCGGGTGTGATCACCTTCTTCGAGGACGAGGCGAAGGGCGACGGCTCCCCCGTCGTCACCATGACCTCGCCCGCGCACTTCAAGAGCAACTGGTGCACGTACGACACCGACAAGAACGGCACCGAGGAGACCTGGGGCCTCAGCACCGCCGGCACCAAGGGCGGCCAGGGCGCCAAGAACACCGACGAGGCGGCCTTCAACGAGGCCGGCAACTGGGTCTGGGCCGGCTACGCCCAGCACATGCCCAAGGGCACCATCAAGGTCACCAAGGCCGTCGAATACACGACGACCTCGGGCCTCAAGGGCAGCAT contains the following coding sequences:
- a CDS encoding hypothetical protein (identified by MetaGeneAnnotator; putative;~sequence version:1), which codes for MWPGQQPPGGEQNPQDQSQNPYAQPGPQPGYGAPNPQHPQQPNPYQQPTMPAGFGQASPNPGQHPNPGQQPGQQPNPYQQPAQPGGYGQPNPYQQPTMPAGQYAVPGPPMPGGGDGEKKKQTTVVAIVAAVAVLAAAGVAGYLVLGKDDDKKNQAEDPKAPPSSSQPSSSASPSLANPRAGASHQPTIPGWKVVYNPKYGTLFDVPPEWEVSKPGVITFFEDEAKGDGSPVVTMTSPAHFKSNWCTYDTDKNGTEETWGLSTAGTKGGQGAKNTDEAAFNEAGNWVWAGYAQHMPKGTIKVTKAVEYTTTSGLKGSMATATAPNIKKRNKCESDGKSVAFSFKNAKGDYSSFVLYAAKGVNDELPDATVQKILATVRLAPETPES
- a CDS encoding hypothetical protein (CoenzymeA binding site [chemical binding];~Hypothetical protein XNR_5519 [Streptomyces albus J1074];~PHB binding site;~PaaI_thioesterase isa tetrameric acyl-CoA thioesterase with a hot dog fold and one of several proteins responsible for phenylacetic acid (PA) degradation in bacteria. Although orthologs of PaaI exist in archaea and eukaryotes, their function has not...; cd03443;~identified by MetaGeneAnnotator; putative;~subunit interaction site [polypeptide binding]), whose amino-acid sequence is MSVGEMLAATVPMAKTLDLEFLETTGERAVVRLPDQAAYHNHVGGPHAGAMFTLAESASGAIVLAAFGDQLNRAVPLAVKAEIAYKKLAMGVVTATATLGRPAAEVVAELDAGQRPEFPVRIDITREDGAVTGEMTVLWTLRPNNRES